In one window of Camelus bactrianus isolate YW-2024 breed Bactrian camel chromosome 13, ASM4877302v1, whole genome shotgun sequence DNA:
- the RSRP1 gene encoding arginine/serine-rich protein 1 gives MERHHPPPSFPKPGLRRVCASWRPLGEAKGGSPGGERRAAVGREGSHAHALTSLPMRRASASGTFDAFSDARLRSRPDVGGGGVGFAFWERQRKAFLRLQLRKEGVCRAFLSVLREASTACETSFLEEILGEKEARKLSAEMSSYVNDLWPGSPRKASPSSSRSGPSSRLSSASGSRSPQSSRSPSRSSISSRSWSRSRSPPRRRSRSRSHSRRRYQRRYRRYSRSYSRSRSRSRSRRYPERRYGSPRRSCRSRSRSRSRGRSYYRRAYAIARSRRYYGFGRTFYSEERRSWRGRSRTRSRSPSPFRLSEKDRMELLEIAKANAAKTLGTANFDLPASLRTVSVSKETNRGTAVLNNRAKSELSEKLTEDETKNPSGKSSQQKSIAFSSNNSVAKPMLQKSAKATAEETSSGSPKIDKKKSPYGLWIPV, from the exons ATGGAGCGGCATcatcctcccccttccttccccaaaccCGGTCTGAGGCGCGTATGCGCATCCTGGAGGCCATTGGGCGAAGCGAAGGGTGGGTCGCCTGGTGGCGAGAGAAGAGCGGCGGTTGGACGAGAGGGGAGCCACGCCCATGCGTTAACGTCCCTGCCCATGCGCAGGGCGTCAGCTTCTGGTACTTTCGACGCGTTTTCGGACGCTCGGCTCAGATCGCGTCCGGACGTCGGAGGTGGAGGTGTAGGTTTTGCTTTTTGGGAGCGGCAGCGAAAGGCCTTTCTTCGTCTTCAGCTTCGAAAGGAAGGCGTCTGTCGGGCCTTTCTTTCCGTGTTGAGAGAGGCGTCGACGGCCTGCG AAACAAGTTTCCTGGAAGAGATCCTCGGAGAAAAGGAAGCTCGGAAGCTGTCGGCCGAGATGTCCAGTTACGTCAACGACCTGTGGCCGGGCTCGCCGCGCAAGGCGTCCCCCTCGTCGTCGCGGTCGGGCCCGTCCAGCCGCCTGTCCTCAGCGTCGGGGAGCCGCTCTCCCCAGAGCTCTCGATCTCCGTCCCGGTCCAGCATCTCGAGCCGCTCGTGGTCCAGGAGCCGCAGCCCGCCCCGGCGGAGGAGCAGGTCGAGGTCCCACTCCCGGAGGCGCTACCAGAGGAGGTACCGGCGCTATTCCCGATCCTACTCGCGGAGCCGCTCGCGGTCCCGCAGCCGCCGGTACCCGGAGAGGCGCTACGGCTCCCCCAGGAGGTCCTGCCGGTCCCGCAGCCGCTCCCGCTCCCGGGGCCGCTCCTATTACCGGAGGGCCTACGCTATCGCGCGCAGCCGCCGGTACTACGGCTTCGGCCGCACCTTCTACTCCGAGGAGCGCAGAAGCTGGAGGGGGCGATCCCGGACCAGGTCGCGGAGCCCATCCCCCTTTCGCCTAAGTGAAAAAG ATCGAATGGAGCTGTTAGAAATAGCAAAAGCCAATGCAGCAAAAACATTAGGAACTGCCAACTTTGACTTGCCAGCTAGTCTTAGAACTGTTTCTGTATCTAAAGAAACAAACCGTGGTACGGCTGTACTGAATAACCGGGCAAAGTCTGAG CTGTCGGAAAAGTTAACAGAAGATGAAACTAAAAATCCCAGTGGAAAGTCTTCCCAGCAAAAAAGCATAGCTTTTAGCTCTAAT AATTCTGTAGCAAAGCCAATGCTTCAGAAGTCAGCTAAAGCTACTGCTGAAGAGACCTCTTCAGGGTCCCCAAAGATAGATAAGAAGAAAAGTCCATATGGACTGTGGATACCCGtctga